A portion of the Vicinamibacteria bacterium genome contains these proteins:
- a CDS encoding glycosyltransferase family 9 protein — MRKLILRNYQSPGDIVMLTAAVRDLHACYPGAFLTDVRTSCPALWENNPHITPLAEDDPDVTVVDCHYPLIHQSNQTPYHFLHGFVEYLNAELGLRIRPTAFKGDVWISEVERNWFDRVEQVLGPAEPYWLLVSGGKFDFTIKWWSHERYQEVVDGLRGQVQFVQVGEEGHHHPPLDGVVDLRGETDLRQLVRLVYHAQGVLSPVSLLMHLAAAVECKPGRAKNRPCVVIAGGREPPHWTAYPHHQFVHTVGTLACCDDGGCWKSRTVPIGDGDYKDEPGELCVDVVGALPRCMHMITSAEVIRRIEWYLSGSALIPVRPETRAAEAVVV; from the coding sequence ATGAGAAAGCTCATTCTGAGAAACTACCAGTCTCCTGGCGACATCGTGATGCTCACGGCAGCGGTGCGAGATCTCCACGCGTGCTATCCGGGGGCTTTCCTCACGGATGTGAGGACCTCGTGCCCTGCGCTCTGGGAGAACAACCCTCACATTACGCCTCTCGCCGAGGACGATCCCGACGTGACGGTGGTCGATTGCCACTATCCGTTGATCCATCAGAGCAACCAAACTCCCTACCATTTCCTCCATGGGTTCGTGGAATACTTGAACGCGGAACTGGGCCTTCGCATTCGCCCTACCGCCTTCAAGGGAGACGTCTGGATTTCTGAGGTCGAAAGAAACTGGTTCGATAGGGTGGAGCAAGTCCTCGGCCCCGCGGAGCCGTACTGGCTTCTCGTCTCCGGCGGAAAGTTCGACTTCACCATCAAGTGGTGGTCTCACGAGCGGTATCAGGAGGTCGTCGACGGGCTTCGAGGCCAGGTCCAGTTCGTCCAGGTGGGCGAAGAGGGACACCATCACCCTCCGCTCGACGGGGTAGTCGATCTGAGGGGAGAGACCGATCTCCGCCAGCTCGTGCGGCTCGTCTATCACGCGCAGGGAGTGCTCAGTCCGGTCAGCTTGCTGATGCATTTGGCGGCGGCGGTGGAGTGCAAACCGGGCAGGGCGAAGAACAGGCCCTGCGTCGTCATCGCCGGCGGTCGAGAGCCGCCCCACTGGACCGCCTATCCGCATCACCAGTTCGTACACACCGTCGGCACGCTCGCTTGCTGCGACGACGGAGGTTGCTGGAAGTCTCGAACCGTGCCCATTGGAGACGGAGATTATAAAGACGAGCCGGGCGAGCTCTGCGTGGACGTAGTCGGAGCTCTTCCGCGTTGCATGCACATGATCACTTCCGCGGAGGTGATTCGAAGAATCGAGTGGTATCTGTCCGGGAGTGCGCTGATCCCAGTAAGACCGGAAACGAGAGCGGCCGAGGCGGTTGTGGTTTGA